ccgTACGAGAACCCTATCCGTATCCCACCCTACCCGCTGCGGATCGGATTAGCAACCCTACCCGAACGGGTGGGATCGGGTTGGGTACCCGCGAGTAGGGTACATATTACCACCCCTAGTTGTGGGCTAAAATTGCTGCTATTAATTAGTTATTAGATGATCATAGCTCATATATAAGAATGCCATTTGCATCACGATGAGTATGAGTTCGAGAATGTGATGACTTTGATattaaaaggaaaaggaaaatgcATTTGATATATATAGTAGGTGAAATAATCTTACATTTTATGTTAAGTTACATTTAAGTTAGTTGTTATTGATGTAAGTATGATAACTTAGCTAATATGACACATTGCTAAAAAATTGAAGTTTATGAATACCATCCTATGTGTGTGTGTGCAGGTAGGGTTTTGGAAGAGGAGACTCAATGGTACTACTAAGCCGAAAAGGCACAAAATAGGTCACTGCCAATGGTTACTGGAATCCAATAACCTGAGGTCGATTTACGATCGTCCATATCCAAGACCCAGTCTGAGTCACAAAAGGCTAAGATCCTTAGTTCCTTGCGCTTGTTGATCTAAAGCGCCATATCTTATGGTGCCGCCAAGATAGCGTAGTCTGCGCTTCACAGCCTTCCAGTGCACATCAGTGTGTGAGTGCATATATTGCGAGATTTTATTTACGGCATAGGCAATGTCCGGCCTTGTAAGTGTTGCATATTGAAGCCCTCCAACGACTGAGCGATAAAGTGATGGATTCTCAAATGCATTTCCATCAGTGGCGGATAATCGGGGACTGCTAAGTATCGGTGTTGGTGTGGGTTTGGCATCAACCATGCTTGCTCGCTTCAACAGGTCTCTAATATACTTTGCTTGCTTGAGGATCATAGTGCCAGAGGGTTGTTTCTCCACCTCAATACCAAGGAAGAAGCTCATTTCTCCCAAATCTTTGAGCGTGAAACCTCATTCAACTGTGCAATAAGAGTGTTCATATCACTTGGATTGTTTCCTGTCAGTAGTATGTCATCAACATATGCCAAGAGGTATATCGTGGACGATGAGCAGTGCCTGACAAATAAACACGAATCCACAACAGTGCTTTGAAAACCAAAGAACTGAAGTGTGCTACTTAACTTGAGATACCATTCACGCGGAGCCTGTTTCAGCATGTAGAGGGCTTTAGTTAGATGGAACACCATCCCAGTTCCAACTTTGTATCCTTCAGGCTGCTCCATGTGCACTACCTCATGAAGGTCGCCGTTAAGAAACGTGTTGTTGAAATTAAATTGGCGCACACACTACCCATGAGCTACTGCAATTGTGAGCACTACGCGAACTGTCACAGGCTTCGCCACTGGACTGAAGACCTGATCATAGTCCAGACCTTCACATTGGTGGAACCCTTTCGCAACCAAGCGTGCCTTGTACTTCTGCACCGTTCCATCGGGTTGTCTCTTAATTCGGAATACCCAGGGACAACTAATAGGTGCTGTATTGGTTGAGAAGGGAACCAGAGTCCAAGTCTTGTGTCTCATCAACGCATCTAACTCTTCATCCATGGCAGCCTTCCAGTGAGGTGATTGTAGAGCCTGAGCCACAGTTTGGGGCTTAGTTTGCGTGAGATCTGGTACCATTTCTTGCTTAACAAAGACATAGAGTTTTGGCTTGAAGATCCCATTTCTACTCCGAGTGATCATGGGATGCAGCTTTTGTGGTTGTTCAGCTAGTCCAGCATTGCTTGTGGAAAACACAGAAGACCAAGGTGACAGATTGATATTCTCAGATAATACACAAGTATCATTATTAGCTATGATGGTATGTAAACTTGCATTATGATCTGGGTTAGGGGGTAAGGGTGAGACTGTTGCGGTTGGTGGGGCTTCTAATGACACTGGCTAGGTTCTGGACTCTTGTGATGACTGATGCACAAGGGTGTTGGATCTGGGTTCATGCTTAGAATTAGGATGTACTAAGCTGGATGTGCTGATATGGGGAGGTTGGTGGAGTTTTGGTGGTGGTAGTGCAGGGAACAAAAGACGTAGGACAGAACATTGTGGTGGTTATGAGGTGTGTTTTTGGGTGAAAAATAGATCTTGATAAGGGAAGTTAGTTTCATCAAACAGCACATGCCTTGACATGTAAGTCTTTCCTGAAGGAGCCAAGCACTTGTAGCCTTTGTGGTGCGGAGAGTAGCCGAGAAAAAGATATTTCTGAGTCTTGAAGTCGAACTTCTGAGATTGGTAGTGTCTTAATTGTGGGAAGCAGGCACAACTAAAGGTCTTGAGAAAGGGGTAGTTAGGTGGTTTGTGGTATAGCAATTCATATGGTGATTTGCGGTTGGTTTCGGGTGAAGGTAACAAGTTAATGATGAGGGTTGCAGTAAGGAAGGCTTCATCCCAAAACTTAAGTGGTAGAGCGGCTTGAGATAGCAGAGTCAGACCCATTTTGGTCACGTGGCGACATTTACGCTCAGCTCTACCGTTCAGCTGATGCGTGTATGGGCAGCTCAATCTATGAGCAATGCCATGCTGAATAAGATATTGTGTAAACTTCTTTGAGGTGTATTCTTTTTCATTGTCCATTTGCAACATCTTTATCTTGCAGTTTAGTCTATTTTCCATCAGTAGTATGTATTGAACAAAGGCTTGTAATGCTTGGGCTTTATTGTGTAGGAGATAGATAATAGTGAATCTTGTGGCTGCATCCAAGAACACAATGTAGTATCTAAAGCCTGAAGCACTTGTAACAGGTGCAGGACCCCAGATATCTGAGTATATCAGTTCTATTGGAGTGCTATAGGTGGTGTTAGAGGGTGTAAAGGGTAAATTATGGTGTTTTCCTTGGCAGCAAGCAGTACACAGAGGCGGGACAGAATTTTTCTCATGTATATTGAATTTTTCACTGTCAACATTACACAAATGTATAACATGCTTTACAATTTTGCTTGCTGGATGTCCCAGCCGTCTATGCCACACATCAAAAACAGAAGTTCTACTAGCTGGTGGTTGTTGTACTAGCTAGCACTACACACTTTTCATTTTCTGCATTTACACTACGTAAACTGAGCTCATTGCTAATTAATGATGCTTCAGCTGCATTATTTTATTCACACTTATTGGACCAATTGTGTTTTCAGCACTTTCAACAAAAGGAATAGTATCGCTTGAGCTGTGAGCTGCCTAACTGCACTTTGAATCTGCAACCATAGACCTGGTGGAAGAGTTTATTGCTGCATTGCTTGTATGAGAGACAGGTTTTGATACACTCCAGGATTGTGCACTCCTGGCCAATACTCCAATATTGTCAAGCGGATACAATCCCCCTCTAAGAGACCCTATGAGCAGTGTTTCCTTGGTCCCTTGAAATTTTACAAAGCTGTCGAAGGGATGAAGTTCAAAAAAGACATGGTTATCGAGGAAAAACTTAACTACACTTATAAGGTTTTTAGTGATTGAGGGTACTAGCAGCAGGTTTTGTAGTTTAAAGAGAGTTGAAGGGCTGGATTGAGAAAATAATGCAGTTTTACCAACACAATTAATAATCATACCTTGTCCATTACCTGCAAATACCTGATCTGTACCTTGATATTCTGAGCCTTACAACCAGATTGTTTCCATCAAACGTCAAGTGATGAGATACGCCTGTGTTCAAGTACCAAGCTCGATCCGTGAAAGGTGTAGTTGGAGGTGTTGCTGCGAGAAGTGCACTTGCTGGACTTGCTTGTGGTGCTACTTGTTGCTGCTGTCCTTGTGGATGATGAAATGTAGTTGAAGGTGGAGGTGGCGCATGAGAGTTTGAGTGTGGATTAGGGAAGATCTGGTTGAACCTGTGGTAACAGTCCTAGGCTGTGTGACCAAGGCGTCCACACACCTGGCATTGCGGTCTGTGGCCATATGCACTAGATCTTCCACCTCTGAAGCCTCTTCCACTAAATCTTCCTCGCGTGATGGAATGACAAGGTTCTTGATTTCTGTCTTGATGGAATGCTTGTTATTGCTGTATATAAGCTTGCTTGTGATCTTCTGATTTCGTGTTGCTTCCCTGCATCATATGAACTTGAATCGTGCCTAGCTCAACCTTCTTGAACCTCTCAATCAGCTCCTCTTGTCCAACTAGCAATGCTTCAACCTCGCTTTCAGTGTTCGAATATGCTTTTGATGAAAGCATTATGATGAACGCATTATAATCCTCATTCAAGCCTTGAGTGACCGACTCGACAAATTCTTCACTTGTCAATGGTGCTCCTAACGCAGAGATCGAGTTCGTCAACTTCTTGATTCTGGACATGTAATCTGCAATTGAATTTTGGAGTTTAATacctttgatttgagttttcaaCTGCTTCACTTTGGATTTTTTCCTCTTAGCAAAATAATCTTCTAATTTGTACAAGATCTCATGCGCGTATTCACAGTCAACAATTTGATTTGTAAAGCTTGGATTGATCGATGCAAAAAACCAGGAAATGAGGAACTGATCCTCTTGCTCCCATGCTTCGAACTCTTCAGTTTCATTGTCAGCAATTCGATCCTCTTCTGATGCATACTTCACAGGAATCTTTTTCACATTTAGGTGATCTTTCAGGCCATTAAATTTTATGAACGCCAATACTTGTCTTCTTCATGGTGTATAGATGTCTTCATCCAACTTGAACGAGACTATGTTGATTGTTGCACTAACAGGTGCTTTGA
The DNA window shown above is from Arachis ipaensis cultivar K30076 chromosome B08, Araip1.1, whole genome shotgun sequence and carries:
- the LOC110265332 gene encoding uncharacterized protein LOC110265332 — encoded protein: MSFFLGIEVEKQPSGTMILKQAKYIRDLLKRASMVDAKPTPTPILSSPRLSATDGNAFENPSLYRSVVGGLQYATLTRPDIAYAVNKISQYMHSHTDVHWKAVKRRLRYLGGTIRYGALDQQAQGTKDLSLL